Proteins co-encoded in one Neofelis nebulosa isolate mNeoNeb1 chromosome 2, mNeoNeb1.pri, whole genome shotgun sequence genomic window:
- the EDN2 gene encoding endothelin-2 produces the protein MPTAWCSIALALLLALHEGKGQVAAAPDQPAPSHRARASHLRPRRCSCSSWLDKECVYFCHLDIIWVNTPGQTAPYGLGNPPRRRRRSLPKRCECSSGRDPACATFCHRRPKPEAVVVPGSGPPPDVFQAGRTRPSAGELLQQLRDISAAKSHFARRQQVAVRELRPTHSRRRKR, from the exons ATGCCCACCGCCTGGTGCTCCATCgccctggccctgctcctggcCCTGCATGAAG GCAAGGGCCAGGTGGCTGCTGCTCCGGACCAACCAGCACCTTCACACCGCGCGCGAGCCTCCCACCTGCGGCCTCGACGTTGCTCCTGCAGCTCCTGGCTCGACAAGGAGTGTGTCTACTTCTGCCACCTGGACATCATCTGGGTGAACACTCCCGG ACAGACAGCTCCTTACGGCCTGGGAAATCCGCCAAGACGCCGGCGCCGCTCCCTGCCAAAGCGCTGTGAGTGCTCCAGTGGCAGGGACCCCGCCTGTGCCACCTTCTGCCATCGAAGGCCCAA GCCTGAAGCCGTGGTGGTCCCAGGCAGTGGACCCCCTCCAGACGTGTTCCAGGCTGGCAGGACACGGCCATCGGCAGGAGAGCTCCTCCAGCAGCTGAG GGACATTTCTGCAGCCAAGAGCCACTTTGCTAGGCGACAACAGGTGGcagtgagggaactgaggcctaCACACTCCAGGCGGAGGAAGAGATAG